Part of the Spartobacteria bacterium genome, ATACACATGCATATCTTTGGTTTCTTGCAGGCGATGATTCGTTATCCGCGAAAGCACGAGGAGCGATAGAATCGTCTGACAATACAAAATTTGTGAGTATTGCATCACTGTGGGAGATCACGATCAAATACAGGTTGGGGAAACTTGAACTGGAAGAAGACTTGAGAGACGTGATTGCAGAATATGTCTCGAAAAACGGATTCAATTTATTGCCTATTGAGATCGAACATCTCTTAGTATTGAATCAATTACCAATGCACCATCGGGATCCATTTGACCGCATATTGATATCACAGTGTATCGCTGATGGTATGGCATGCATATCTGTTGACGGTGCGTTTAAAGAGTATAGTTTAAATGTTGTCTGGTGATTCACTAGCAGTGAATTACGAAAAGATTTGAACCACTAATCTGCACTAATTTACACTAATATATTCGCGCAAATTCGCGCTATTGCCACTACGTTGCTGACGAGGGGTACATCAGCCCTTTTCCGCGTTGCTCCAATTCGTAGTTATAAAATGCCATCCAAGGAGTGTTGATTAGTGGAAATTAATGGTTAAAGTAAGAATTCTAACCACCCGTTTCTTTCAGTCACTGGAGTGCACAGAGGGCACGGAGAAGAGAGCAAAGAGTGAGCTCCGTGTCCTCCGTGCTCTCTAGCGAAGCGGGTGGTAAAAAAGGATTAATATTTATTATGGCAGATGATGTGTTAGTTAGAGTCGAAGGGGAAGTAGAAAAGGGATGAATGGTGAAATCTGAAACCTGAAACTTGAAGAATACGCAAACGACGAACAAAAAATCATGAATAACCAAGAAGAAAATTCAGCTTTCAGCTTTCCGCCCTCAGCCCCTCCCCAAGACGAAGTCCTGGTCCGCGTTGAAGGCGTCAGCAAAAAGTTTTGCAAGTCGTTGAAGCGGTCGCTTTTGTATGGGGCGGCAGACGTGTGGACGGAACTGTCTGGGGGCGGGAAGCATGATGAGTTGCGGGAGGGAGAATTTTGGGCGGTGAAGGATATATCGTTTGATTTGAAACGGGGGGAGTGTCTGGGACTCATCGGGCACAACGGGGCCGGGAAAAGTACGTTGCTCAAGATGCTCAATGGACTCATCAAGCCGGACCAGGGACGCATTGAAATGCGGGGACGAATCGGGGCATTGATCGAACTGGGAGCCGGCTTCAATCCCATCCTGACCGGACGGGAAAATATCTATAACAAAGGGGCGGTGCTGGGGTTCTCTAAACAGGAAATCGATGAAAAATTTGATGCGATTGTTGAATTTTGCCGAAATCGGAGAATCTATTGATATGCCGGTGCAGAATTAGTCCTCCGGTATGAAAGTGTGTTTGGTTTTTTCTGTGTCGGCGCAGATATCAATTAAGCTTAATGGGGTAAATCAGGAAAATCAGAAATTAAGAATCAAAGGTGACAATTGATGAATACATTATCTATGGAAATACCAGATTCTCTGGTTGCAGAGGCTCAGGAATTTGTTAATCGCGGATATTTTCAATCTTCGCGTGACGTTGTTGTGGCCGCATTAGCTGAATTCGTACGGC contains:
- a CDS encoding type II toxin-antitoxin system VapC family toxin → MNILLDTHAYLWFLAGDDSLSAKARGAIESSDNTKFVSIASLWEITIKYRLGKLELEEDLRDVIAEYVSKNGFNLLPIEIEHLLVLNQLPMHHRDPFDRILISQCIADGMACISVDGAFKEYSLNVVW